From a single Arachis hypogaea cultivar Tifrunner chromosome 3, arahy.Tifrunner.gnm2.J5K5, whole genome shotgun sequence genomic region:
- the LOC112734722 gene encoding RNA demethylase ALKBH10B isoform X2, translating into MAMPSGNVVAQDKMQFPSGGGGGAGAGSGSAGGEIHYRQQWFVDERDSLIGWLRSEFAAANAIIDSLCHHLRIVGDPGEYDMVVGAIQQRRCNWNQVLLMQQYFSVSEVVYALQQVAWRRQQRYVEPVKVGAKEVRKSGPGYRQGQRFESAKESFNASVESYSHEANSAITGSPEKGTPLTEKGEELKSAGKVGKIDDKSLASTEEKKDAIAKNQTEGNLKGSGSSQGSLPNSDSEAGVVNDGLASNFKGNESLSIQNQNQSQSLSTLAKTFVGNEMFDGTMVNVADGLKLYEELFDGTEVSKLVSLVNDLRISGKRGQFQGSQTFVVSRRPMKGHGREMIQLGVPVVDAPLEGENMTGASREKNVEPIPSLFREIIERMVASQVMTVKPDACVVDFFNEGDHSQPYNWPHWFGRPVHVLFLTECEITFGRVITTDHPGDYRGTLKLSLSPGSFLAMQGKCTDFAKHAIPSFRKQRILVTFIKSQPRRSPPSDAQRLASPAVSSHWGPPPSRSPNHMRHHVGPKHYPAGQTTGVLPAPPIRPQIPPPNGMQPLFVAAPVVPAMPFPAPVPIAPASTGWTAAPPRHPTPRIPAPGTGVFLPPPGSGNPPPQVLGALTEVNPGSETPTTHEKENGNSNHNNTTSPKGKVQRQECNGHVNGTEEEKAVETEQDSNDKTVESQ; encoded by the exons ATGGCAATGCCATCGGGAAATGTGGTAGCACAGGACAAAATGCAGTTTcctagtggtggtggtggtggtgccggTGCCGGCAGTGGCAGTGCTGGCGGTGAGATCCACTACCGCCAGCAATGGTTTGTTGATGAGAGGGATAGCCTTATTGGCTGGCTGCGAAGCGAATTCGCAGCTGCCAATGCGATCATAGACTCCCTTTGTCACCATTTACGTATAGTTGGTGACCCTGGAGAGTATGATATGGTCGTTGGTGCCATTCAGCAAAGGAGGTGTAATTGGAATCAGGTGCTGCTTATGCAGCAATACTTTTCGGTCTCTGAAGTGGTTTATGCGCTGCAGCAAGTGGCGTGGAGGAGGCAGCAGAGGTATGTGGAGCCGGTTAAAGTGGGTGCAAAGGAAGTTAGGAAATCTGGTCCAGGGTACAGGCAAGGGCAGAGGTTTGAGTCTGCAAAGGAAAGTTTTAATGCTAGTGTAGAGTCTTATAGTCATGAGGCAAATAGCGCAATTACCGGATCCCCCGAGAAAGGGACTCCATTAACTGAAAAGGGTGAAGAACTTAAATCTGCTGGTAAGGTTGGAAAGATAGATGATAAGAGTTTAGCATCCACTGAGGAGAAGAAAG ATGCTATAGCAAAGAATCAGACAGAGGGCAACTTGAAGGGCTCAGGGAGCTCACAAGGATCCCTGCCAAATTCGGATTCTGAAGCTGGGGTCGTAAATGACGGACTTGCATCAAATTTTAAAG GGAATGAGTCACTTTCTATCCAAAATCAGAATCAGAGTCAAAGTCTTTCAACATTAGCAAAAACTTTTGTTGGCAATGAAATGTTTGATGGGACGATG GTGAATGTGGCTGATGGACTAAAGTTGTATGAAGAGTTATTTGATGGCACTGAAGTTTCAAAACTTGTTTCACTGGTCAATGATCTAAGGATTTCGGGAAAAAGAGGACAATTTCAAG GGAGTCAGACATTTGTGGTTTCGAGGAGGCCCATGAAAGGGCATGGAAGGGAGATGATTCAGTTGGGTGTTCCTGTTGTTGATGCACCTCTAGAAGGAGAGAATATGACCGGAGCCTCAAGAG AAAAGAATGTAGAACCTATCCCTTCCTTGTTTCGAGAAATTATTGAGCGGATGGTTGCCTCACAAGTTATGACTGTGAAGCCTGATGCTTGTGTTGTGGATTTCTTTAATGAG GGTGATCATTCACAGCCCTACAATTGGCCGCACTGGTTTGGAAGGCCCGTTCATGTTCTCTTCCTGACAGAATGTGAAATCACTTTTGGGAGAGTGATCACCACGGATCATCCTGGGGATTATAGGGGCACTCTCAAGCTTTCTCTTTCCCCTGG GTCATTTCTGGCTATGCAAGGGAAATGCACTGATTTTGCCAAACATGCTATTCCTTCTTTCCGTAAACAACGCATCCTTGTTACTTTCATCAAGTCCCAACCGCGAAGGTCCCCCCCTTCGGATGCCCAGCGTCTTGCTTCGCCAGCAGTATCTTCTCATTGGGGTCCACCGCCAAGCCGATCCCCTAACCACATGCGTCATCATGTAGGTCCTAAGCATTATCCTGCAGGCCAGACAACTGGAGTTCTGCCAGCTCCACCCATCCGTCCGCAAATTCCGCCACCAAATGGTATGCAGCCGCTGTTTGTGGCTGCTCCAGTTGTCCCTGCCATGCCATTTCCTGCACCGGTACCAATCGCACCAGCTTCCACAGGATGGACAGCAGCCCCTCCAAGGCATCCCACTCCTCGAATCCCTGCGCCTGGCACAGGAGTCTTCCTCCCTCCACCCGGGTCAGGTAATCCTCCTCCACAAGTACTTGGTGCTTTGACCGAAGTGAACCCAGGTTCGGAAACTCcgaccactcatgaaaaggaaaatgGGAATTCTAATCATAACAACACAACTTCACCGAAAGGGAAAGTGCAGAGGCAAGAGTGCAATGGGCATGTGAATGGAACTGAAGAAGAGAAAGCTGTAGAGACAGAGCAAGATAGCAATGACAAAACTGTGGAAAGCCAATGA
- the LOC112734722 gene encoding RNA demethylase ALKBH10B isoform X1, which yields MAMPSGNVVAQDKMQFPSGGGGGAGAGSGSAGGEIHYRQQWFVDERDSLIGWLRSEFAAANAIIDSLCHHLRIVGDPGEYDMVVGAIQQRRCNWNQVLLMQQYFSVSEVVYALQQVAWRRQQRYVEPVKVGAKEVRKSGPGYRQGQRFESAKESFNASVESYSHEANSAITGSPEKGTPLTEKGEELKSAGKVGKIDDKSLASTEEKKADAIAKNQTEGNLKGSGSSQGSLPNSDSEAGVVNDGLASNFKGNESLSIQNQNQSQSLSTLAKTFVGNEMFDGTMVNVADGLKLYEELFDGTEVSKLVSLVNDLRISGKRGQFQGSQTFVVSRRPMKGHGREMIQLGVPVVDAPLEGENMTGASREKNVEPIPSLFREIIERMVASQVMTVKPDACVVDFFNEGDHSQPYNWPHWFGRPVHVLFLTECEITFGRVITTDHPGDYRGTLKLSLSPGSFLAMQGKCTDFAKHAIPSFRKQRILVTFIKSQPRRSPPSDAQRLASPAVSSHWGPPPSRSPNHMRHHVGPKHYPAGQTTGVLPAPPIRPQIPPPNGMQPLFVAAPVVPAMPFPAPVPIAPASTGWTAAPPRHPTPRIPAPGTGVFLPPPGSGNPPPQVLGALTEVNPGSETPTTHEKENGNSNHNNTTSPKGKVQRQECNGHVNGTEEEKAVETEQDSNDKTVESQ from the exons ATGGCAATGCCATCGGGAAATGTGGTAGCACAGGACAAAATGCAGTTTcctagtggtggtggtggtggtgccggTGCCGGCAGTGGCAGTGCTGGCGGTGAGATCCACTACCGCCAGCAATGGTTTGTTGATGAGAGGGATAGCCTTATTGGCTGGCTGCGAAGCGAATTCGCAGCTGCCAATGCGATCATAGACTCCCTTTGTCACCATTTACGTATAGTTGGTGACCCTGGAGAGTATGATATGGTCGTTGGTGCCATTCAGCAAAGGAGGTGTAATTGGAATCAGGTGCTGCTTATGCAGCAATACTTTTCGGTCTCTGAAGTGGTTTATGCGCTGCAGCAAGTGGCGTGGAGGAGGCAGCAGAGGTATGTGGAGCCGGTTAAAGTGGGTGCAAAGGAAGTTAGGAAATCTGGTCCAGGGTACAGGCAAGGGCAGAGGTTTGAGTCTGCAAAGGAAAGTTTTAATGCTAGTGTAGAGTCTTATAGTCATGAGGCAAATAGCGCAATTACCGGATCCCCCGAGAAAGGGACTCCATTAACTGAAAAGGGTGAAGAACTTAAATCTGCTGGTAAGGTTGGAAAGATAGATGATAAGAGTTTAGCATCCACTGAGGAGAAGAAAG CAGATGCTATAGCAAAGAATCAGACAGAGGGCAACTTGAAGGGCTCAGGGAGCTCACAAGGATCCCTGCCAAATTCGGATTCTGAAGCTGGGGTCGTAAATGACGGACTTGCATCAAATTTTAAAG GGAATGAGTCACTTTCTATCCAAAATCAGAATCAGAGTCAAAGTCTTTCAACATTAGCAAAAACTTTTGTTGGCAATGAAATGTTTGATGGGACGATG GTGAATGTGGCTGATGGACTAAAGTTGTATGAAGAGTTATTTGATGGCACTGAAGTTTCAAAACTTGTTTCACTGGTCAATGATCTAAGGATTTCGGGAAAAAGAGGACAATTTCAAG GGAGTCAGACATTTGTGGTTTCGAGGAGGCCCATGAAAGGGCATGGAAGGGAGATGATTCAGTTGGGTGTTCCTGTTGTTGATGCACCTCTAGAAGGAGAGAATATGACCGGAGCCTCAAGAG AAAAGAATGTAGAACCTATCCCTTCCTTGTTTCGAGAAATTATTGAGCGGATGGTTGCCTCACAAGTTATGACTGTGAAGCCTGATGCTTGTGTTGTGGATTTCTTTAATGAG GGTGATCATTCACAGCCCTACAATTGGCCGCACTGGTTTGGAAGGCCCGTTCATGTTCTCTTCCTGACAGAATGTGAAATCACTTTTGGGAGAGTGATCACCACGGATCATCCTGGGGATTATAGGGGCACTCTCAAGCTTTCTCTTTCCCCTGG GTCATTTCTGGCTATGCAAGGGAAATGCACTGATTTTGCCAAACATGCTATTCCTTCTTTCCGTAAACAACGCATCCTTGTTACTTTCATCAAGTCCCAACCGCGAAGGTCCCCCCCTTCGGATGCCCAGCGTCTTGCTTCGCCAGCAGTATCTTCTCATTGGGGTCCACCGCCAAGCCGATCCCCTAACCACATGCGTCATCATGTAGGTCCTAAGCATTATCCTGCAGGCCAGACAACTGGAGTTCTGCCAGCTCCACCCATCCGTCCGCAAATTCCGCCACCAAATGGTATGCAGCCGCTGTTTGTGGCTGCTCCAGTTGTCCCTGCCATGCCATTTCCTGCACCGGTACCAATCGCACCAGCTTCCACAGGATGGACAGCAGCCCCTCCAAGGCATCCCACTCCTCGAATCCCTGCGCCTGGCACAGGAGTCTTCCTCCCTCCACCCGGGTCAGGTAATCCTCCTCCACAAGTACTTGGTGCTTTGACCGAAGTGAACCCAGGTTCGGAAACTCcgaccactcatgaaaaggaaaatgGGAATTCTAATCATAACAACACAACTTCACCGAAAGGGAAAGTGCAGAGGCAAGAGTGCAATGGGCATGTGAATGGAACTGAAGAAGAGAAAGCTGTAGAGACAGAGCAAGATAGCAATGACAAAACTGTGGAAAGCCAATGA